The following are encoded in a window of Xyrauchen texanus isolate HMW12.3.18 chromosome 42, RBS_HiC_50CHRs, whole genome shotgun sequence genomic DNA:
- the timm21 gene encoding mitochondrial import inner membrane translocase subunit Tim21-like: MNSFVFRISRSTNRVEHILKHVHVRLPLQTSALQTQSPVLQANRCPGYQWIFNHNQFLHTGAQFRKDDRQKGTDRMSVSRSSSTPPSPSAAQKVKQAGRDFTYLIVVLIGLGVTGGLLYVVFQELFSSSSPSKVYGKAFEKCRSHPEIIGAFGEPIKGFGETSRRGRRQQVSHVEYMKDGLKHMRLKFYIEGSEPGLRGTVHSESKENPETGKYEFRYIFVDIDTYPRRTIVIEDNRYD; this comes from the exons ATGAATTCGTTCGTATTCAGAATCAGTAGGTCGACCAACCGTGTGGAGCACATATTAAAACATGTGCATGTCAGATTGCCACTACAGACATCAGCTTTACAGACACAGAGTCCTGTTTTGCAAGCAAATCGATGTCCTGGATACCAGTGGATATTTAATCACAATCAATTTCTTCATACTGGAGCGCAGTTTAGAAAGGACGACAGACAGAAGGGCACTGATCGCATGTCAGTTTCCAGAAGTTCGTCCACACCCCCAAGCCCTTCTGCAGCTCAGAAAG TCAAACAGGCAGGCAGAGATTTCACCTATTTGATTGTGGTGCTTATCGGACTAGGAGTTACAG GAGGATTGCTGTATGTGGTCTTTCAAGAGCTCTTTTCATCATCAAGCCCAAGCAAAGTCTATGGAAAAGCTTTTGAGAAGTGCAGATCGCATCCAGAg ataattgGAGCTTTCGGCGAGCCCATCAAAGGTTTTGGGGAGACCAGTCGGCGTGGCAGAAGACAACAAGTGAG TCATGTTGAGTACATGAAGGATGGACTCAAGCACATGCGGCTGAAATTTTATATTGAGGGATCTGAGCCTGGTTTACGGGGAACTGTTCATTCAGAATCAAAAGAG AATCCTGAAACGGGGAAGTATGAATTCCGGTATATTTTTGTAGATATAGACACATATCCAAGAAGGACAATCGTCATTGAAGACAACAGATACGATTAA